In Siniperca chuatsi isolate FFG_IHB_CAS linkage group LG20, ASM2008510v1, whole genome shotgun sequence, the following proteins share a genomic window:
- the acsl5 gene encoding long-chain-fatty-acid--CoA ligase 5 produces the protein MDFLFQLLFSPLPTPAIISLFALAAATLFYLKTRPTPIHTTIDLNCQTLGTKDGARKHALLEDNNNLISYYFNDTKTIYEVFQRGLRVSGNGPCLGYRKPGRPYQWLKYKQVSDRAAHMGSGLLHKGLKPNADSFIGIFAQNRPEWIIGELACYTYSMVAVPLYDTLGPEALEFIIDQADISIVLCDNQNRAETLLQTREKGRTPVLKTIIIMDPFNSELVERGTKCGVDIVSMQDVEALGKSNLKNPVPPKPEDLSIVCFTSGTTGNPKGAMLTHENVVSDAAGVLKSFEMSVVPNTEDVSISFLPLAHMFERVVQTVMYSAGAKVGFFQGDIRLLPDDMKTLQPTIFPVVPRLLNRVYDKVQSGAKSPLKKWLLNFAVERKYAEVREGIIRNNSVWDKLIFHKVQESLGGRVRVMVTGAAPISPSVLNFLRAALGCQIFEAYGQTECTAGCTFTMPGDATSGHVGVPLPCNIVKLEDVEEMNYFASNGEGEVCIKGRNVFKGYLKDPEKTAEALDKDGWLHTGDIGKWLPSGVLKIIDRKKNIFKLAQGEYIAPEKIENVYVRSGPVAQVFVHGDSLQSCLVAVVVPDPEVLPGFAKNLGCQGSIEELCKNTEIKRAILSDMTKLGKEAGLKSFEQVKDVYLHPELFTIENGLLTPTLKAKRAELKALFQPQIDRLYANIQ, from the exons ATGGACTTTCTCTTCCAGTTGCTGTTCTCCCCTCTCCCGACCCCGGCCATCATCTCCCTGTTTGCCCTGGCAGCTGCTACCTTGTTTTACCTCAAAACGCGGCCCACCCCCATCCACACCACCATTGACCTCAACTGCCAAACTCTGGGCACCAAG GATGGAGCAAGGAAGCATGCACTGCTTGAGGATAACAACAACCTGATATCATATTACTTTAATGACACAAAGACCATCTATGAGGTCTTTCAGAGGGGTCTGAGAGTTTCAG GTAATGGACCATGCCTGGGCTACAGAAAACCAGGAAGGCCATACCAGTGGCTAAAGTACAAACAG GTATCTGATAGAGCGGCGCACATGGGGTCAGGGCTTCTTCATAAGGGTTTAAAGCCAAACGCTGACAGTTTTATTGGCATCTTTGCTCAGAATAGACCTGAG TGGATTATTGGTGAACTGGCCTGTTACACCTACTCCATGGTAGCAGTTCCCCTGTACGACACCCTGGGTCCTGAGGCTCTTGAGTTCATTATCGACCAAG CGGACATCTCCATAGTGCTTTGTGACAATcaaaacagagcagaaacactGTTGCAGACCCGGGAGAAAGGCCGGACTCCAGTTCTCAAAACTATCATCATCATGGACCCTTTCAACTCTGAGTTGGTCGAGCGAGGAACCAAGTGTGGGGTGGACATCGTGTCCATGCAGGATGTGGAG GCTCTGGGGAAAAGTAATCTTAAAAATCCAGTT CCACCAAAGCCAGAGGACCTCAGTATTGTTTGCTTCACCAGTGGCACTACAG GAAACCCCAAGGGAGCAATGTTGACCCATGAGAATGTGGTCTCTGATGCTGCAGGTGTCCTCAAATCCTTTGAG ATGTCAGTTGTTCCAAATACCGAGGATGTCAGCATTTCATTCCTGCCTTTAGCGCACATGTTCGAGAGAGTTGTACAG ACAGTGATGTATAGTGCTGGGGCTAAGGTGGGATTCTTCCAGGGTGACATCAGACTTCTTCCAGATGATATGAAAACCCTGCAGCCCACTATTTTCCCAGTAGTGCCTCGACTTCTCAACCGTGTCTATGACAAA GTTCAGAGTGGAGCCAAATCACCTCTCAAGAAATGGCTGCTGAACTTTGCTGTGGAGAGGAAATATGCTGAAGTGAGGGAGGGCATCATCAGGAACAACAGCGTGTGGGACAAGCTCATCTTCCACAAAGTCCAG GAGTCTCTGGGGGGACGAGTGCGGGTCATGGTGACGGGAGCAGCACCCATATCTCCCTCTGTTCTCAACTTCCTCAGGGCTGCTCTGGGTTGCCAG ATCTTTGAGGCATATGGCCAGACAGAGTGCACGGCCGGCTGCACCTTCACTATGCCGGGAGATGCCACCTCAG GGCATGTTGGGGTGCCACTGCCTTGTAATATTGTGAAGTTGGAGGATGTTGAAGAAATGAACTACTTTGCTTCAAATGGCGAAGGGGAG GTCTGTATCAAGGGTAGAAATGTGTTCAAGGGGTACTTGAAAGACCCAGAGAAGACTGCAGAGGCCTTGGATAAAGACGGTTGGCTCCACACTGGGGACATAGGAAAATGGCTTCCG AGTGGAGTTCTGAAGATCATTGACCGGAAGAAGAATATCTTCAAGCTGGCTCAAGGGGAGTACATAGCACCAGAGAAGATTGAGAATGTGTATGTACGCAGTGGACCAGTGGCCCAAGTATTTGTGCATGGAGACAGTCTACAG TCTTGCTTGGTTGCTGTTGTGGTCCCTGATCCTGAGGTCCTGCCAGGTTTTGCCAAAAATCTGGGGTGCCAAGGCTCCATTGAAGAACTCTGCAAAAACACA gAAATTAAGAGAGCCATTCTTTCAGACATGACCAAACTGGGCAAAGAAGCAGGACTCAAGTCCTTTGAGCAG GTGAAAGATGTTTACCTCCACCCTGAGCTGTTTACCATTGAGAACGGTCTGTTAACTCCCACTCTGAAGGCCAAGCGGGCCGAGCTCAAAGCACTCTTCCAGCCACAGATTGACAGACTGTACGCCAACATCCAATAA